Proteins found in one Candidatus Methanomethylicota archaeon genomic segment:
- a CDS encoding acyltransferase, with protein MDESGLTKWHWMVQYPQNLKIGKYVDIGAFTYLNALYRIEIEDFVQIGSHCSIYSISTIDGRKGKVTIKRNARIGSHTVVLPGVTIGENSIIGAFSLVKEDIPSNVIAFGVPARIYRRLTEDEIKTIIEAIKTVEETNSEGE; from the coding sequence ATTGATGAGTCTGGTTTAACAAAATGGCATTGGATGGTTCAGTATCCTCAAAACTTGAAAATAGGAAAGTATGTCGATATTGGGGCTTTTACATATTTAAATGCTCTGTACAGAATAGAGATCGAGGACTTTGTTCAAATTGGTTCTCATTGTTCAATTTATTCCATTTCAACAATTGACGGTAGAAAGGGAAAGGTAACTATAAAAAGAAACGCCAGAATCGGAAGCCATACTGTTGTCTTACCAGGAGTAACTATAGGAGAAAACAGTATCATAGGTGCTTTTAGTTTAGTTAAAGAGGATATTCCATCTAATGTAATAGCTTTTGGGGTGCCAGCGAGAATATATAGACGATTAACCGAAGACGAGATAAAAACAATAATAGAAGCTATAAAAACTGTTGAAGAAACAAATAGTGAAGGCGAGTGA